Proteins co-encoded in one Medicago truncatula cultivar Jemalong A17 chromosome 8, MtrunA17r5.0-ANR, whole genome shotgun sequence genomic window:
- the LOC25502694 gene encoding zinc-finger homeodomain protein 9, with product MDITSRNIDADSQIQPNITLKSSPFTNGTHKRQVTATTTTNTTTPPPPPPPQQQPPSSSMVVSYKECLKNHAASLGGHALDGCGEFMPPSSLNPNDPRSLKCAACGCHRNFHRREPQEHILTTTTSTTATATASAKNSPPFLNCIYTTPSTTVPPPQPPPPLPLPHRGPISQSTSPSQSTSPSHSPSPISSPSSPPPLSHLPPSYHHSSAPHMLLALGGNAYSTPPQHSDHDQHHHHHQNHLQRNLNFASSVVKLESHNNNNSHNNTSSGKKRYRTKFSKEQKEKMHGFSEKLGWKMQKSDDGLVQKFCNEIGVSRGVFKVWMHNNKNNSLRKKSESDVGIGIATQIATQNDDKNNVGNGNDDASNNVIHHMNEDHGCVNVHVSSVNGLSS from the coding sequence ATGGACATCACCTCAAGAAACATAGATGCAGATTCTCAAATACAACCAAACATAACCTTAAAGTCTTCACCTTTCACAAACGGCACACATAAACGCCAAGTTACAGCCACAACCACCACAAACACCACtactccaccaccaccaccaccgccacAGCAACAACCACCATCATCATCCATGGTTGTTTCTTACAAAGAATGTCTCAAAAATCATGCTGCATCCCTAGGTGGACATGCACTTGATGGATGTGGTGAATTCATGCCACCATCATCTCTCAATCCCAATGACCCTAGATCCCTCAAATGTGCTGCTTGTGGCTGTCACCGGAATTTCCACCGCCGTGAGCCACAAGAGCATATCCTCACCACGACCACTTCCACCACCGCTACGGCAACAGCCAGCGCGAAAAACAGTCCACCTTTTCTTAACTGTATCTACACAACACCTTCAACAACAGTTCCACCACCACAACCACCACCGCCGTTACCACTGCCACACCGTGGTCCAATTAGTCAAAGCACAAGCCCAAGTCAAAGTACAAGCCCAAGTCATAGCCCAAGTCCAATTTCAAGCccatcatcaccaccaccactctCACATTTACCACCTTCTTATCATCACTCTTCAGCTCCTCACATGCTTTTAGCTCTTGGTGGAAATGCTTATTCAACACCACCACAACACTCTGATCATGatcaacaccaccaccaccatcaaaACCATCTTCAAAGAAATCTCAATTTTGCTTCATCTGTTGTTAAGCTTGAGagccacaacaacaacaacagtcaCAACAACACAAGTAGTGGGAAAAAGAGGTACAGGACAAAATTCAGCAAGGAGCAGAAAGAGAAGATGCATGGTTTTTCTGAGAAATTGGGTTGGAAAATGCAAAAGAGTGATGATGGTTTGGTTCAGAAATTCTGCAATGAGATTGGTGTTTCTAGAGGAGTTTTCAAAGTTTGGATGCATAACAACAAGAATAATAGCTTGAGGAAGAAATCAGAATCTGATGTTGGAATTGGAATTGCTACTCAAATTGCTACTCAAAATGATGATAAGAACAATGTTGGTAATGGTAATGATGATGCTTCCAACAATGTCATTCATCATATGAATGAAGATCATGGGTGTGTCAATGTTCATGTTTCTTCTGTTAATGGTTTATCTTCTTAA